A stretch of the Flavobacterium sp. 5 genome encodes the following:
- a CDS encoding mechanosensitive ion channel domain-containing protein, with protein MDFLNQYIKEEISTGVLLLIVFLSRTFVSKIIRRYAKTSEIIERRTNLVIKYINVLITILFFITLILIWGVEAEAIFVTISSIATIIGVAMFAQWSILSNITSGIILFFSFPFKIGDIILIHDKDYMVEGEIEDIGAFHVTLRSKEGEMVIYPNNLFFQKGISIIKKPSTTNSEFVD; from the coding sequence ATGGATTTTTTAAATCAATATATTAAAGAGGAAATCAGTACTGGTGTACTCTTATTGATTGTATTTCTATCTCGTACTTTTGTTTCCAAAATAATAAGACGATATGCAAAAACAAGTGAAATTATTGAAAGAAGAACCAATCTAGTTATAAAATACATTAACGTTCTTATTACAATTTTGTTCTTTATTACTCTTATTTTAATTTGGGGAGTAGAAGCTGAAGCGATTTTTGTCACTATTTCTTCTATTGCTACAATAATTGGAGTGGCAATGTTCGCACAATGGTCAATATTGAGTAATATTACTTCTGGTATCATTTTGTTCTTTTCATTTCCATTTAAGATTGGAGATATCATTTTGATCCATGATAAAGACTATATGGTAGAAGGCGAAATTGAAGATATTGGTGCTTTTCATGTAACACTTCGTTCTAAAGAAGGGGAAATGGTTATATACCCTAATAATTTATTTTTCCAAAAAGGAATTTCAATTATTAAAAAACCATCAACCACAAATAGTGAGTTTGTTGATTAA
- a CDS encoding Maf-like protein produces MLKEKLKNYKLILASGSPRRQQFFKDLDLDFEIRLKEIEEIFPPELKAEEITNYLSVLKANAFEGELQENDILITSDTIVWHKNCPLGKPKDHQDAFEILKSLSNATHEVITSVCFKTKTSFNLLHETTKVTFNALSDEAILYYLENYKPYDKAGAYGIQEWIGFIGVSKIEGSYANVMGMPTDKVYNYLNNL; encoded by the coding sequence ATGCTTAAAGAAAAACTCAAAAACTATAAACTCATATTAGCTTCAGGTTCACCAAGAAGACAACAATTTTTTAAAGATTTAGACTTAGATTTTGAAATTCGTCTAAAAGAAATTGAAGAAATCTTTCCTCCCGAGTTAAAAGCTGAAGAAATTACCAATTATCTTTCAGTGCTGAAAGCCAATGCTTTTGAAGGTGAATTACAAGAAAATGACATATTAATTACAAGTGATACTATTGTTTGGCATAAAAATTGCCCTTTAGGTAAACCGAAGGACCATCAAGATGCTTTTGAGATTTTAAAATCTTTATCGAATGCAACACACGAAGTAATCACTTCGGTTTGCTTTAAGACAAAAACGTCTTTTAATCTTTTACATGAGACAACAAAAGTTACATTTAATGCGTTAAGTGACGAGGCGATTCTTTATTATCTAGAAAATTATAAACCTTATGATAAAGCTGGAGCCTATGGAATACAGGAATGGATTGGTTTTATTGGAGTTTCAAAAATTGAAGGATCATATGCTAATGTGATGGGAATGCCAACAGATAAAGTATATAACTATTTAAATAATTTATAA
- a CDS encoding geranylgeranylglycerol-phosphate geranylgeranyltransferase: MKYLKLIRYQNLLMLALMQLLFRYGFLTFQSIPLALNDWQYLLLVLATIMIAAGGYVINNIMDQATDNDNKPNQVVVGKSISEVTAYNVYFAVTVLGVGTGFYLSNVIAKPGFAAIFIVISATLYLYATSLKQMLLIGNFVVALLLAFSVIIIGVFDLLPVINPGNKVAMAELFSILLDYAIFAFVINFIREIVKDLEDVNGDYNEGMNTLPIALGIKRTSKVVLALSLIPLVMVIFYIKTYIFANDLYLATLYALIFIVAPLIYFAIKMADAKKSQDFHHLSTVLKLIILFGLFSIAIVTYNILHHA; the protein is encoded by the coding sequence ATGAAATACCTAAAATTAATACGTTACCAAAACCTACTCATGCTGGCTTTAATGCAGCTTCTTTTTAGATATGGCTTTTTGACTTTTCAAAGTATTCCATTAGCACTAAACGATTGGCAATACTTATTGTTAGTATTGGCTACAATTATGATTGCTGCTGGCGGTTATGTTATTAATAATATAATGGATCAGGCAACTGACAATGACAACAAACCTAATCAAGTTGTTGTTGGTAAAAGTATATCCGAAGTTACCGCTTACAATGTTTATTTTGCTGTTACAGTTTTGGGAGTTGGGACTGGTTTTTATTTATCGAATGTGATAGCAAAACCTGGATTTGCAGCGATTTTTATTGTTATTTCGGCTACCTTATATCTTTATGCTACAAGCCTAAAACAGATGTTGCTTATCGGAAATTTTGTTGTCGCTCTTTTACTTGCTTTTAGCGTGATTATTATTGGAGTTTTTGACCTGTTACCAGTTATCAATCCAGGAAATAAAGTTGCTATGGCCGAGTTGTTTTCAATTCTTTTAGACTATGCAATATTTGCCTTCGTGATTAATTTTATTAGAGAAATTGTAAAAGATTTGGAAGACGTTAATGGGGATTATAACGAAGGAATGAATACCTTACCTATAGCTTTGGGTATTAAACGTACCTCTAAAGTAGTGCTTGCTTTAAGTTTGATTCCTTTGGTAATGGTTATATTTTATATTAAAACCTACATTTTTGCTAATGATTTATATTTAGCAACATTATATGCTTTGATATTCATAGTTGCACCATTAATTTATTTTGCCATAAAAATGGCTGATGCTAAAAAAAGTCAAGATTTTCATCATCTTAGCACTGTTTTAAAACTGATTATTCTATTTGGACTATTCTCCATTGCTATCGTCACTTATAATATTCTTCATCATGCTTAA
- a CDS encoding HAD family hydrolase yields MAKSYKEIMNDITTFIFDVDGVLTDGSVHVSNEGEMLRIMNIRDGYAMKAAIESGYHVCIISGGSNEGVRVRLRNLGITDIHLGTPDKVKTFKEYTDVYNIKPEQVLYMGDDIPDYHVMKLVGLPSCPQDASPEIKTISRYISHKNGGKGAVRDVIEQVMKVQGKWMKYFDGKHD; encoded by the coding sequence ATGGCAAAAAGCTATAAAGAAATAATGAATGATATTACTACGTTTATTTTTGACGTAGATGGCGTACTTACTGACGGTTCTGTCCATGTTAGTAATGAAGGAGAAATGTTAAGAATAATGAACATTCGCGATGGCTATGCCATGAAAGCAGCTATAGAAAGTGGTTACCATGTATGTATTATTTCAGGTGGAAGTAACGAAGGAGTTCGAGTGAGACTACGAAACTTAGGAATTACCGATATTCATTTGGGAACTCCAGATAAAGTAAAAACATTCAAAGAATACACGGATGTTTATAACATTAAGCCGGAACAAGTTTTGTATATGGGCGACGATATCCCAGATTATCATGTAATGAAATTAGTTGGTTTACCTTCTTGTCCACAAGATGCAAGTCCTGAAATTAAAACAATTTCCAGATATATATCACACAAAAATGGAGGCAAAGGTGCTGTTCGGGATGTAATCGAACAAGTGATGAAAGTGCAAGGAAAATGGATGAAGTATTTTGATGGAAAACATGATTAA
- a CDS encoding Rossmann-like and DUF2520 domain-containing protein — translation MIKITIIGSGNVAQHLIDAFAKSKAIDIIQVFSRNQKQIISNLDPSKITNDWNALAEADLYIIAVSDDAIANVSSHLTFENRLVVHTSGTAPLTSLDNKNRKGVFYPLQTFTKGKPIDFKTIPFCLETQFEEDYAILEKVAHSISNNIYAIDSHQRKALHVAAVFVNNFTNYLYQLGNEICLENHVSFDILKPLILETAEKLLTLSPQDAQTGPAKRNDISTIEAHESFLSDENQSTIYKILTQSIQNHGKKL, via the coding sequence ATGATTAAAATTACGATTATCGGTTCTGGAAATGTAGCGCAACACCTGATTGATGCTTTCGCAAAAAGTAAAGCGATTGATATCATTCAAGTGTTTTCAAGAAACCAAAAACAAATTATATCTAATCTCGATCCGAGCAAAATCACCAATGATTGGAACGCTTTGGCAGAAGCAGATTTGTATATTATAGCCGTTTCTGATGATGCTATTGCAAATGTTTCTTCGCACTTAACTTTTGAAAATCGATTAGTAGTTCATACATCTGGCACAGCACCATTGACTTCATTGGATAACAAAAACAGAAAAGGCGTTTTTTATCCTTTGCAGACTTTTACCAAAGGAAAACCAATTGATTTTAAAACCATCCCCTTTTGTCTTGAAACTCAGTTTGAAGAAGATTATGCAATATTAGAAAAAGTAGCTCATTCAATTTCAAACAACATATATGCGATTGATTCTCATCAACGAAAAGCTTTGCATGTTGCGGCCGTTTTTGTTAATAATTTCACTAACTATTTATATCAATTAGGAAATGAGATTTGTTTAGAGAATCATGTTTCTTTCGATATTTTAAAGCCTTTGATTCTTGAAACAGCTGAAAAATTATTAACGCTTTCACCTCAAGATGCTCAAACTGGTCCTGCAAAACGCAATGATATTTCGACTATAGAAGCACATGAATCTTTTTTATCTGATGAAAATCAATCTACAATTTATAAAATACTAACACAATCTATACAAAATCATGGCAAAAAGCTATAA